The sequence GCTGGATTCGGCTCTTCTGTCTACACTATCCGTGCGCGCGTTGGGTAAGGACAGGGTGCATGTATATTTTTTGCATGACAAGAACAGCGAAGAGGATTCTCTGAAAAAATCCCAAATGGTCGCGGACTGGCTTGGCTTAAAGTTGAATATAGGCAGCATTACGGACGCGATGCGGAAAAAGGAAAAAGATGCATCGTTCTTTAAGTGGATCAGCACAATGCCAAAATTTATTCTGCCTATTGTCACAGGTTTCTATTACGTAGTTGTAGGAGAAACGCCCTATATAACGGTGCTGCGCAAGAATGAGATCAGGAAGAATAAATTCAAAAGATGGATCTACGACAATATAATGAGCGGAGTTGAGGTTATGTTCGACGGGCCGTGCGCCCAGCGCAGGATAGTGCTGGAAAAAATAGCTAAGGAGAGAAATTTTCTTCTCGTTGGCACAGGCAACCGCTCGGAAGACCTTACCGGCTGGTTTACTATAGATGGGGTAGATAATATGCCGTGCTCGCCTATTAAATGTCTCTATAAGGCACAGGTGAGACAGTTGTCCGAATACTTGGGCGTGCCGGACGTTATATTGAAAAGAAAACCGTCCGCGGATGTTTTGAAAGGAGCCGACGATACACTGACGCTCGGAATGAGTTTCGACAGGATCGACATAGTATTGTACGGCATAGAGAACAATATGTCGGACACCCAGATCATGCAATACGGAGTGAAGGCGCCGGAGATCAGAAGAGTGAGGGATATTCATCGTCTTTCGGCATGGCGAAGAGAAGCTCCCTGTGAATGCGGAAAATAGTTCAACAAAAAGGTTATATATGGAAAAGAAGAAAGATAATAAACGTAATGAATACAAAGTTGTAATGTCGGATTTAGGGACGAGCCCCTTTCGCACTATAAGAATCGCTTTCGCGCTTATGGCGGTGATACCGCTTCTGGTAGTGTTTTATGTTATAGTAGGCAAGAACTTTCTTTACAGGATCTTTCTCGGGAATGACGGCCTTGCCGTATCTATCGCTATAATAGTGTCCCTGATAGGGCTTTCTTACGCGTATGAACTTGTGAACAGGCTGACGGAGAAATTGCTGAAATATGCCGCCGAAAGAAAAACGGCCGATAGTGAAAAGACGGAGTTATTGATGGCCGTTACGCACGACCTTAAGACACCGATTGCCGCGATAAAATTGGGTATACAGAATTTGATGGATGGCATCGGAGGCACGCTTACCAAGCTTCAGGGTGATATAGCGAAGAGCTGCTTAAACGCAATCGAAAGCGTGTCAAAATTTATAGAGGAAGTGGCAAATTTTTCCAAGACGGGCCTGATGAGAATGCATATGAAGCGGGAGTTGATAGATTTGAGCAACCTTATAACAAAAGAGGTCGATAGCATAAAGAGGATAGCCCAGCAGAATGAACTGCAGATAGAATTTAAACAACTCACCGATAACGCGAGCCTTTGGGCGGATGAAAATAAAATATCCAGAGTCGTGACGAATCTTTTATCAAACGCGGTTAAATATACCCCCAGAGGCGGCAGGATAGAGACGGTAGTTTCATCAGATGAGAATACGGTTAAGTTTTCGGTTATAAATACCGGCCCCGGCATTCCTTCGAGTGAGCTGGATAAAGTATTCAAAAAATACGAAAGACTTGCGATGCATTCCGATATAGCCGGCGTGGGGATTGGACTTTCTATAGTCAAAGATATTGTTGACTTGCACCAGGGCCGCATAACGGTAAAGAGCGAGCCCAATAAAGAAACGGAATTCAGTGTAATATTACCGCGCGACTTAAGGATGCGCGGCGGAGTAGTGAACGCTAAGAAATAACGAGGGGATTAAAATGGCAAATGCCAAGATACTTATAGTGGATGATAAGGATACAAAGCGCGCCATCTATAGGGAGATGTTGGAGAGGGATGGTTATACTGTCGTAGAAGCGCGCGATGGCGAAGAGGGTATAAAAAAAGCTATGACGGAATCTCCGGATGTTATAATAACGGACATCGTAATGCCCAGGATAGATGGGTTTAAAATGATAGAAACCATAAAAACCAACGAGATTATGCGGTATATCCCGGTAATATGCGTCTCCGCGACTTATAAGGATATCGAAAGTAAACTTAAGGTACTGACCGAGATCGGCGCGGAAGAATATTTTTATATACCGGAGAATATAGAGGAGCTCTTGATAAAGGTCAAAGTTATGTTGCGTATCAGGAAGATATACCTGGAGCTGCTCGAAAAGAATAACCAGCTCAAAATATTCAACGCTTCAGCCGTCAACCGCGAATTAAAAATGATCGAGCTTAAAGACAAAGTGAAAAAACTTGAAGAAGAGTTGTCGAAATATAAAAAATGACCAGAAAATTTCCAGTCATCATCCTTTCTCTCGCGCTATTAGTCATTATTGGCTATGTCGATTATAAAATAGACCCCACGCTTTCACTACTCATATTTTATCTGATCCCAGTCTTTATCGCGGCATGGTTTGCGGGGACATTCGCGGCCGTTTTCATGCTGGTATTAAGCCTCGTAGCGTGGGTTACGGATGTATGCCGGTTTTTTGGTGTGTGCACCCTGCCCGCTGTACCCTATTGGGATATATCGCTTGACTTTATTCTTTGCGGTGTTTTTATTTATGGCATAAGGCTGATAAAAATACTCCTTGAAAAAATACGCGTAAAGAATAAACAGTTACAGGAGCTTGACGAACGCAAGTCCGCGTTCGTCTCGCACGTGTCGCACGAGTTTAAAAATCCATTGTTTGTCATTAAAGAGGCGCTGGACCTGGTAATGGAAGAGAAGGGCAGTTCGCTTAGTGATAAGCAAAAGGAGTTGTTAGGTTACGCGATGAAGGATACTAAAAGGCTCACCCGCCTGGTTACGGACCTGCTGGATCTGGCCAGGATAGAATCGGGCCATGTGGAACTTAAGAAAGAAAAAATAGACATAGCGTCGTTGGCGGACGAAATAATAGACAGCCGTAGGCCGGAGTATTCAAAAAAGAATATAGTTATTATAAAGCACATGGATCAGAACGCGGGCTTTGTTTATGCGGATAGCGATAAATTGACAGAGGTAATAATAAACATCCTCGATAACGCTATAAAATACTCACCCAATGGTTCTGAAATAACCATCCATCTGCGCGGCAATGCCGACGAAATATATTTTGAAATATCCGACAAAGGCCCCGGTATCACGAAAGAAAATTGTGAAAAGGTATTTGATAAATTCGAACGTATTATTACCGGCAATCAGGAAGGCACAGGCCTCGGTTTGGCCATAGCGAAGGACATAATAAATCTGCACAATGGAAAAATATGGGTGGAGAGCGTGCCGGGCAGCGGCAGTAAATTTATCTTTACTTTACCGAGAGGCAGACAATAA is a genomic window of Candidatus Omnitrophota bacterium containing:
- the nadE gene encoding NAD(+) synthase; protein product: MPNYSAKALLKVNEEEAIKKIEEYIRRWVNDNKTSGIIMGLSGGLDSALLSTLSVRALGKDRVHVYFLHDKNSEEDSLKKSQMVADWLGLKLNIGSITDAMRKKEKDASFFKWISTMPKFILPIVTGFYYVVVGETPYITVLRKNEIRKNKFKRWIYDNIMSGVEVMFDGPCAQRRIVLEKIAKERNFLLVGTGNRSEDLTGWFTIDGVDNMPCSPIKCLYKAQVRQLSEYLGVPDVILKRKPSADVLKGADDTLTLGMSFDRIDIVLYGIENNMSDTQIMQYGVKAPEIRRVRDIHRLSAWRREAPCECGK
- a CDS encoding HAMP domain-containing sensor histidine kinase, with amino-acid sequence MEKKKDNKRNEYKVVMSDLGTSPFRTIRIAFALMAVIPLLVVFYVIVGKNFLYRIFLGNDGLAVSIAIIVSLIGLSYAYELVNRLTEKLLKYAAERKTADSEKTELLMAVTHDLKTPIAAIKLGIQNLMDGIGGTLTKLQGDIAKSCLNAIESVSKFIEEVANFSKTGLMRMHMKRELIDLSNLITKEVDSIKRIAQQNELQIEFKQLTDNASLWADENKISRVVTNLLSNAVKYTPRGGRIETVVSSDENTVKFSVINTGPGIPSSELDKVFKKYERLAMHSDIAGVGIGLSIVKDIVDLHQGRITVKSEPNKETEFSVILPRDLRMRGGVVNAKK
- a CDS encoding response regulator, translated to MANAKILIVDDKDTKRAIYREMLERDGYTVVEARDGEEGIKKAMTESPDVIITDIVMPRIDGFKMIETIKTNEIMRYIPVICVSATYKDIESKLKVLTEIGAEEYFYIPENIEELLIKVKVMLRIRKIYLELLEKNNQLKIFNASAVNRELKMIELKDKVKKLEEELSKYKK
- a CDS encoding HAMP domain-containing sensor histidine kinase, whose amino-acid sequence is MTRKFPVIILSLALLVIIGYVDYKIDPTLSLLIFYLIPVFIAAWFAGTFAAVFMLVLSLVAWVTDVCRFFGVCTLPAVPYWDISLDFILCGVFIYGIRLIKILLEKIRVKNKQLQELDERKSAFVSHVSHEFKNPLFVIKEALDLVMEEKGSSLSDKQKELLGYAMKDTKRLTRLVTDLLDLARIESGHVELKKEKIDIASLADEIIDSRRPEYSKKNIVIIKHMDQNAGFVYADSDKLTEVIINILDNAIKYSPNGSEITIHLRGNADEIYFEISDKGPGITKENCEKVFDKFERIITGNQEGTGLGLAIAKDIINLHNGKIWVESVPGSGSKFIFTLPRGRQ